TTAGAGATTCAGCTCCTGTGGGAGCTAATGGAAGTGCTGCTATGATTGTAAGTGCCTGTGCAGACAAATAAGACAGTGCTGGTAATGAGTGAGGCAGCACAGGGTACAGGAGAGCTTATCACACTCAGTGATGCCTGTCCTGATACCTTTTGGGTGTGTCCTGCCATCTCTCTGTCCTCAGAGGCAGAGATGGCTCACTCCTTGTCAGAGATAGCTCACTCACTGCCATCCCCATTAGGTTTGGGCAGTGGGTTATGTATTCAGGGAGACACACAGAGGACATGCAGGACAGGGAAGGGGCTGACTGAGGATGGTTTTTTGAGCACAGTACCTCAGCTGCTGTCAGTCTGTAGGTCTGGATTTGAtgcactcctgcagctgcagatttAACACAAGAGCCCCTCCGGAAGGCTAGCTTTATTATTTCCAGATACACATCTCAGTGGCATTCCTCACCTCAACCTGAGCTCAGCTTGGGTGGTTTCACCACAAGTCAAGACATTTGGCCTCTTCCCTGAGtcagcctttccctggggaCCGTCCCTGTCACCCACATATGCTCTGAGAGCCAAGGACAGGTACAGTGAGCAAACCATCTCTGGTGTGTCTGAACTGCCTGATTCACACAGGTTGAAGGGCAAAGTTAATTGTAGGGGTGATGGCTGTCAGCTCTGCCCACTGGTGAACTTTAGACTGTGATTTCCTAgctggggaaaatggaaatgatgCCTTGACTGATACACTATcaatggacaaaaaaaaaaaaaaaaaaacaaccaaaaaaccaaaccaaaccaaagcaaaaaaaaaatccctcaggaaaCCGAATATTTGGAATAGTAAAGTGGCCCAGGCTGTGGCTAAAAAGAGAGAGCTTGTGGCTACCAGAGTAGTGTGAGAAGAAGGAGGTGAAAGCCTAATCGGGCTCTCAGACTCCTTACCATCCTCCAGATGCCTCTCCTGGTGGTTGGGTGCATTAGCTATAAACCAAGGAAAACCAGGTCCTCTGGGAAGTGATAAGAGCAGATGAAACAGTAAATCATTAAGCAGACACGGTGTAGGGCACCATGATAAACACAACAGGGGGCAAAGAGCATGAATGACAAGCCAGCAAGGACACGGGGGTGTTGCCAAACATTTCTGGGTGATGAGGGAAGGGACAAAGTCACATTCAGCAGGGATGCCCTGGTACGGTGGCTCCACCCTGTTGGAGTGGACCAGCACCCACTGGACCTTCAGCTTGTTCTTTTCCCTGCTGATTGTAAGCATGTCTCACTTCCTTTGGAGATACAGGGATAAACAAGAGCTGTTTGCCTCAGGGCACAACATAACTGTGGTTGGTTTTTCCCCTGTGCTTACCCATTGCATGTTtttcagaggaggaagagaagcagGCGAAATAGTTTTGTGGGTCACGTGTCCCAGCTAAGCCATGTGCTCCCTGCTATAAGGCAGGAATGGAGACCACCAACCACAAAAGAGTCCCCATGAccccctgagctcagcccagaTCACATAAGCACTGTAAGGTGGCTGTGCATACCCCCCTTAGCTGATCTTTTAATTGTGATTGATCGGTGTATCCTTCAGGTGATCTCAGTTTGACTGCATTGATCTCATCTGGAAAACCATCAGGCCCCACATTATATGAGCCTTTAATATGTAACTGCAAGAGCTACATCAGTTAAATATTTGAGTATATATTGCTATGGTCGTGTTATAATTGTAGCATTAATACAACAGGGTATGGTAGCAATCCTTCTTGTTGTGGTATTCTGGGATGGGTTTGGTTCTGCTTCCAGTTATTATCCTGATATTTCACCATCCCTCCTTGTTACTGatctaaatttcccctctttcatttttaagcaATTACCCCCATTTCATGTATATGATGAGATTCTCTACTTACccagaaaatacagattttttcagCCTCTCCATGACTTGGGAATGCTGCTCCCTTAATCACAAGGAAACAGTTGGATGCTCCCATTTCCCAGTCTCCCCTTTCAAAGGACTGCAGAAATGATTGTATTAACCCACTGGACTGTGCTAGCCCTGCTGGTAAACAGCATCTTGGtttgattttctgtttaattacCCAATGCACCCTTTGTCAATAAATCTTTCCTTTTAAGTCATGAAATAAGGCAGAACCCTGCACTGCTAATAGTGACCTGCAAAGCTGCCAGCTCATACTATGCCCTTTCCATGCACAGCTTTTCCATTCTTGGATTAAATGCCCCCTAAATTCATCTTCATGAACCCACTGGGATAGCTCAGAGGTGCTTGGTGAGGACAGGATGGAAACCAgcctggtggcactgcaggaacatcagccccctgtgctgccctgtgtgGCTGCATCTACCAGGGTGATGTGTGCACATGGAGCCAATGTTTGCTTTGCTCGACCTGTTGGATTAGCTGTTTGGTTAAACCAGCTTGGATCAAGCAGATTGGTTGCAGGGATTTAGGAGATCAGTTTTAACCCTGTGGATTTTCCTGCATGGGGACAGAGTCCTCTGGGAGATGGTATCTGCACCAGGCATGAACTTCCAGAGATGAAACAAGGTGTCCCTGGGAGAAACCAACCTGAAATTAGATAGTAATGAAGCCAAAGAAACAACTCCCTTTCTCCAAGGCTGACAGCAACAACTCATGTTTCACCCCACACACAAATTATCCCTTGTGCAACAGCAGAATAAGAATATTTTTGGTTTATATTTTCAGCAAGTGGGGACTGAAGCCCAAAatgctgctggggaaggcagtTTCAGGATAACCAGGATGTCTGGGATGGGGAGGTCAGATCCAGCACCAAACCATGCAACATTTGCTATGTGGAGGGAGAGCATTCATTCCACAAGGGAGACAGTTTCTGCCCACGGTTAAGTGTGGATTGTTACAGAGAAGCTACTAAACAGAGAAGGAAGtcctgggcaccagcagcacagccttgtTATCAATTAAAACATTCCTAATTGCCCAGTCTGACACTACCTCACACCAAGGCAGCCCTCAAACATGTGGTTGAGCCCACATGAAAGAGCTGATCATTTCTCAACCTAATTGAGCAAAGGGCAAACAGGAGCTGGCTGGGTTTAATTGCTGTAATTCTCCCAGGAAATGGGTCCCCCAGCATCCTGCAAACCAGAGTGCACAAaccatgtgtgtgtgcactctGGCACAGAGGCTCCAGCAGCTTGGTGCAAGTCCTGGTTTAGGGATGCTCaggagagggaagaaggagTGTCAGCAGGTCAGGATGCAGGGAGCGACTTGATTGGTTTGCCCAAACCCACAGTGTTTTGTTTCCAGCAGCTTTTGGGGTATTTCTGAAGGTATATTTTTAACAAAGTGCTTGGGTTTGTGGAATACATGCAGGATTTTTTCACCTCTTCCATGGCCTGAAATAATTCCAgagatttaaaacattttggacTTAGCACACCACTTCTGTGGCTGTTCATGAAGCTAAAGAAACACTCTGCTGTTTACTCCTAGacattcctgttttccctctgtattATCTCTCCTACCTGGTCCTGAAAAGCCCTGGTCAGCAGCAGATCCTTATGCTAATACTTTCAGAAGAGCAAGAAAAGCAGGACTTACTGCTGAAAGAGATCCTTGGCATCAAAGGTTCAGGCTGGGATGTGTCAGATACTGCAGAacatttggggcttttttgaaACAACTGTGGCTTTTTTTGACATTTCCTAATCTTGGGGCAAGGACCTCACAGAGGTCCCAGGGGTTCCCTGTGCTCCTTCCTATTCCCATGTGCTTGGTCAAGCCCACTCCAGTCCTCCTCGAAAGGGAAAGcctattttttcccagtgttaTGCCAAAAAACTTATGTAAATTGAATAATtacattgtttttctttgccttgtAGTCAGAAGAGGTTGACAGGATGGCAAATTTTAAGGGTCACGCGCTTCCAGGCAGCTTCTTCCTGCTCTTTGGACTCTGGTGGTCTGTGAAATACCCACTGCAGTATCTCAGCcagaaagtaaataaaaaatcccacaggGCTTACTGTTTCCAGCGTGTGGATGCCATTGAAGGGGGAATCAAAATCTTCTTTTCTCTAACAGGTAAGGGTTATATTTCACTTGCTATGTCAGTATTCAACTAGTCTGCACTGATGACTGTACAGGAGCCCTGACTCCATAGAAACTGGTCCAGATGTGGAAGGATCAGAGAATttttaaggctggaaaagacttctTAGATCATTAAGTCCAACCAGTAACCACTGCCACATCCACCATTAAACCATGAACCTGAGCACCCTATTCACATATTTTTGAATACTTGCGAGTATGGTGATTCCAGCactcccctgggcagcctggatGCATCTTTGACGTCCACGTTGACGTGATCTCTGGTATAGTTTGATGTGGGAAAGCAATTCTCATACTGCTTCCCAAAGCTGAGCTGCCATTAAACACAGGCCTGATTTTTCTCCCTAATGCAAACTCAACCAGTTCCTGCTTCAGAACAGCAAGGAGCAGTCTCAACCATTGCAAATGAAGCCCCAGAAACTGCATGCTCTTGGTgtcctgcagggatgctggcGGAGCAGTTTGTCCCCGACGGTCCCCACCTGTACCTGTACAGCGGGGAGAAGCACGACTGGGTGAAGCTGATGAACTGGCAGCACACCACCATGTACCTCTTCTACGGCCTCTCCGGGGTGGTAGAtgtcttcaccttcttctcccaGCTGGTGCCACAGGGTCTGGATCGCCTCATGTTGGCCATGGCTGTGTTTGTTGAAGGTTTGTAGAAGTGGTGCTTAATAAGGGAAAGGATATTGGACACCAAGTCAGAGAAGAGCTAAAATTTGCCCGACTGAGATATGGTTCCAGATGCCTCTGGAGATAGGACACATTGTAGGGGATATATTATggcaggctgggatggaatgagatgagaaATACAGTCATGGACAGGTTCTGGTTTGGGATTTCTGAAGCTACTGCAGCAGAATGAGGTTCCTTGTTATGATAAATGGCTGGTGAACTCTGCATTCCTCTGCCATCCACAGGCTGTTCCCCTGCCCCATGTTCCCCTGAGAGCCATTAATTGCACTGCAGGCTTCATTAGCCTCATCTCCTTGCATGGCACGTGGCAATTTGAAGTGATTTATTTCAGCTTCAGCACATCACAAATATCATTCTGTCCTCAGGCTGACTTGCAAGTTGCCAGCCAGGATTCCAGACCCCTTTtggatcatagaatcatataaAGACTTGGTTTGGAAGGAAGCTTAAGAATCATGTAGTTCCAACACTCTCCTATGGGAAAAGAAGGTCTTGTTTATACAGAATCTTCCTTAAtgaaggcacagctcctgttaattttcctttcctgatcACAGCAGTttttgaggcagcagcagcaggggcaacTCCACATGCACATTTTGGCATGTATGACCAGGAAATCTATCATTTACAGCTCCcagaaaattatgaaatttAGCAATAAGAAGGAAAGACACAGCAGAAGCCTGGCTAGAAGGGAAGGGTCATCTGAAGAGGTGACAAATGTGTGAAGAAAACTACCCTGTCCTTGGTCATTGTATTGTTCAGATCCTCCTGCCCCTGGTTGCCCCCAGGATGCTGGGATGCCAGGAGGCCTAGGGGATGGTGCTATGTGGAGTCCCCTCTTTCCATGATGGCCTGTCTCAATTTGCCATCCAGGCAGGTGATTTACTCAGCTCAGTGGCCGTGGCTGCTGTTGTTAGTGCTGCTCCAAGCAGGGCTCGTGTTTTTGCAGGTTGTCTCTTCTATTACCACGTCCTTCACCGCCCCATGCTGGATCAGCACATCCACTCCCTGCTGCTCATCGCCATCTTTGCTGGGGCTGGAAGCATCCTGCTGGAGGTTTTCCTGCGTGACAACATTGTCCTGGAGATGTTCCGAGCCCTCTTGACCATCGTCCAGGGAACGTGGTTCTGGCAGGTCCGTTCTGCCTCCCCAGAGCAatgaagcaaagagaaaagagggCAACAAGTTATACATCACATATCAAACACACATCTCCCAAGGATTATTTTGCCAGGCTCACTTCATAAATAGCTCATAATGCAGAATGAAAATTTACTTATCACAGGTCATCTCTgatggctgctcctgctgcaagagctgtttgttttggcttcctgcttctccagggggaagagaaaaagcaagtGAGCAACATTTTACAGTACCTAACAACCAAGTACTAATTGCTTAATGTGTCTAATGCTCCCTACAGCCCTCCCTCTGGTTTAGTGAAAAGATACAAACTCCACCAGCTataaaagaaagttaaaatacAGCCAGCTGCTTACTTTGGTAGGAgttggaaaagcaaagaaatcagTTGGAGATAATTGCTCTCAAAACCAagctatcaaaaaaaaaaaccccaaacaaacaaaaaaagaaaaaaacccaaaccaaccaaccaaccaaccaaccaaccaaccaaccaaccaaaaataaaGAGCAACCAAAataaccaccccaaaaccaaaccctttcccttctctttttcaagGCTGCGCTTGCTCAAATCAGCCTTTGTTCAGAGGTAAGAAACTGGGCTGAGCttgtaaaatacaaaatctgGAGTTTTTAAAGGACGGCTTGGAGTTTGGAATGTTGAGGGACAATTGTTCTGGATATTGAACGAAAAAAGAGATATCTTGGGCACAGACTTACTTTGTGTGGCCCCTCATTGCAAGGATGAACTTCATTCTCAGCAAAAACATCTACCCTGGTCAGGGCTCAAGTTCCTCGGTCACCACATGAATAAAGGTAActctgtgagggtgatgaggctctggcacaggttatttaaggtcccttccaacccaaacaattctggcattctgggattctataatttttttcccaatgtagTTGTTCCACCAACTTCTTGTTCCACCCAGATCGGTGTTGTGCTGTTCCAGCCATGGGGAGGTCCCGTGTGGGATGAGAATGACCACAGCAACATCATGTTCCTCACGATGTGCTTCTTCTGGCactgggcagctgctgtggccatCCTGGCTGTGAACTTCAGCCTTGCTTACTGGtatggctgggacagggctgggacagggctgggagaggggatgggagagggctgggacagggctgggacagggctgggacagggtgggacaaggctgggacaggggatgggacagagactgggacagggctgggacagggctggggtaggcaggcagggctgggtgtctGTAGTGAGACAGGTGTaacccagcccttcctgcagtaCAAAATCACAGCTGAACAAGCAGCCCCAGACTACTGCAGGTTTTAAGGCACGGTATTTGTTGAGTGTACAGAATGCAAAATAGTGTCAGCAAGAGGCATGGGCAGTAAATGGGAAGTCAAACAACTGAGTCCCTAGAGGTGCTCCTGGAAGTCACACTGCTTATTTTCCTCTGCAATGAGTGCTGAAGTCAAACTTTAGTTTGACAGAGACATCAAAGCATTACCAGGACCCCTGACACTTCATCCTCTGCCTTACAAGGACTTCAAAGTGGTTGAAGGTCACTGAATTCTTTGAGGTACAAAAACTAAGACATTACCAGCCTTCAGTTTGGCTTTTCCAAGGGGATGAGAAGATTATCCCACTTTAAGGGATGCTCTGAGGGGTGCTGTGTAAGCTACAGAATGGATAGTTCAGTCCATGCCCATCAAATAGACTTTATTCAGAATGAAAACAACTCAATCCCCCATCAATAGCCATTCAGGTTCTGGTGAGTGGCATTAGGTAGCAGTTTTTCCTAATAATGATTCATTGCTCCTGTGCTACAGCTGTCTCCAGAGGCTCCGCAGAGGCAGTGGAGAGCCCTACATCAGCCTGGGGCTCCGGCAGCAGAAGggtgacagcagctcccaggctgcctTCTTGAATGGCTCTGATGAAGAGTGAAGAGGGTGCAAAACTCCTGctccaaacacatgaacagtCCCTTTCTCAGAAGAAACAAATCAaattgaatattttcattttggacAAGAGGTGCcccatggtgctgctgggaggaaagcTGAGCACACAGGGGTGGCTGTCCTCCATCCATACCCAAATATCTCTGGCTCAGACATGGGCACAACTTGAAGTGATTTTtagcagcaaaacaaaccacagaaatTCAACATAACAAGATTACTTCATCCTGTGGGCTCCCCTGTATGCTCCCATAGGGATGGAGGGCATCTTTTGGCCAGCTGACTTTTCCAAGAGCCTGAAGGCTTTGACCTGCTGTGATTGAAGTCAGGGAAATCTCCAGGCTGAGGTCATGCACCTCTGGAGCAAGGCATCACCCCAAGGAGGACGAGTAAGAGAGTGCTAAATGTGAGATTATGGCAATTTTTGCAACACCAGGGCTTGATTGCACACAATACAAATGTCATTTCTGAAGCTTTGAACTAAAGAGGGGTTTTGTTAATAATTTTCATGTTCACTTAAAGGCTAAGAGagtaaataaatgtgaaataaaaatcctcACTGAGCTGATATCCTTAAATTTAAGACTGATAAATTATAGAGTGTGTAATAATAGCTTAGAAAAATCCATGTCTCAGACCTGCAAAGCCTAAAGGACTGTAAGATACATGGCCATGCAGCAGGCATTCATGAAATGTCCCAGTTTTCCATTGAAAATAAATCCCCTCAGCTTGGAAAGCAAGATGAAACAAGCACATGGTTCATTTTAGGCTGCCTTAACTAGCTAATTTCTTGCAAAAAGTGACTGGAAATGTCATCTCCTAGACAGGAGGAAAATATGCTAGTacagggattttaaaaaattgtatatatacatttatatatataaataaataaaataaccacCAGCACAAGGTAAATTACCATTCTTTATGTCTCAAACCCCATGGCTGGAAGGATGCTCTGCACTGAGATCTTCTCCCTTCTGTGTGGTGGGGGTTTTGCAAGAGATTTTTGTGCTCATGTTCATGACTACACAGGTCCAAGGGAAGGCAAAGTTTGTCCTTTAACCCTTTTCCCCTTGTGCAAAGAGGCTGTCGCAGACCATAGAGACTGCAGCCTGGATTTTATTGCTTATTAACTATGCCAAAAAGAGTAGCTTTCCTTGTATGCTAGCGTTCCTGTATATCCACTTCCAAGCTGGTTTGTTTTGCAGGCCTGGACACTGGGAGGTGCAAACAGACTGAGCACGATGAGAATGAAGCAGCAGAGCTACATCTTCATAAATACATCTCATAAACTCATGACTGGGTCTCATGAGTTGTAACCACTGAACATGAGGAGCATTTTGTAGatatctttttttctgccaaggcagaatattttttccaaacatcacaaattcctctggctgctaTGAGGAGATGCAAACTATTCTGCAGTTGCCCCCTGCTAATGGCATAGACCCCCTCGCCCCCATGAGGAAGGGGACAAACCAAGTTAATGGgagtgctgcaggacaggcacGGGTTCATTGAAGAGCAAAAAGGCCTTCTGTGATGCTCTGAATTATTTCTGGTCTTTTGTGAATAATTGTCTTTCAGGAAACAGCCCAAGCATTGCTATTCCCATTAAACAGCCAggggagggcagcagctgctgttggacTGGGAATGGATCCAAGCTGGATGCAGTCATGTTCCTCCTACCCACCCTCGAAAGCCAGAGGTTTTTTCCATTCCAGAGCACAATGAAAGCACAGGGCACAAATGAAGGCTGACTTTGGTTTTAAAAGCACTCTTTGCTTTTGGAATTGGGATAGGGTTTATTTAATTCTTCACAGCTCTTAATCATGTTGTggtctcctttccctcctcctttctttgGTCCCTGCCACTGTATGGCAACAAAACACCTTTTTCCTCCACAGCCCCGGTGTCTGGAATAGTTTCTGTTTGCCTCATtaactccctgctcccacaAACATCCCAGGACTGTCAGCAAAGCGCTCACtaatttgttttccagctctggagcacatTCTTTTCCAAAGTATGAAGGTCAGGAAAGGAGAGATCCAGCCTATGATTAAGGAAGGAAATACAGTTTGAGTTCATTTCTGCATGAGAATTAATGATTTTAATTTCAACTAAAACCAGTTTGTAAATAGTTAAGGTAACCAAACAAAGTGTGAAGGTATCTGGATCAGAGGTACAGAGATGATTTCTTATATAGAAGTGCAACCTTAAGCCGTCCTCACAATTATTTCATGAGTGATGGATATTTTAGAACAGTCCCAGATGGGGACTTGCTTTTAACATAACATTAATATCAATCAATTGTTTTGGGTCATGTTTTTCAGCATATAATATTttgacttgatgatcttggaggttttCTCCACCTAAGCCATTCTTTGAGTCTATAAATTGAGTTAAAGTGTCTCTGTACTGGACCCATTGGCCACACAGCTGGTGTGGGCTGGGAGTGTGCTTGGATCCATATCCACACTGATTCAAAAAAGAGTGGGATCCCGAGGTGGTGTCTCAggatgtttttttcttacaatGTAACTGTAAGATTACAGTCTGATGTTTGATTTTGTCACTCAGGTGTCCTGCTCATCCACGGCCGGAAGAAGGTGCTGATCCTGCCCTTCTCTTACAAAGGAGCCCAGACAACACCCCAAAGCAGCCAAaggtcctggcagctgctcttcCTACAGCTGGAGAGGCAAACCCTTCatcaggagccagcacagcccatccACGAGCCACTCATTCCTGGGCAGAGATAGGATCTCCTGCTGCCACCCGCACAGCCACTTTTATGTGAGGCTGAAATGAAGGCGTAGCAGCAGAACAAGCCCTGCCTCTGCTTTTACCACCTGCTTTACCTCCTGTTGCCTGTTTATGAAAGCTGGTGTTAGCATTcgtcataataataataataataataattataataccTTGCACTTCCCAAACAACCATCCATCTGCAGCACTCGAGCTGCTGGCAAACCTTTAATTAGATTGTGCCTCCCACCACCCCCAGGAAGGAGACAAACATTATCACATTTTTTCATTAGCACTGAGGCTGATGATGAACCTTCAGGGGCAAGATGTTGCAGTTAcagctgagagaaaaagaacaagaaaaaaacaaaaatacaaaatcaaatTCAATTCAGGGTTTAGCttgaggagctggagggagTTGGACACACTTCAGTCTTTTCCTAGGAGTAAGAAGGGGTATATTCCTAAAGAATTGAAATGGAATCACATCCATTTGTGCCCACAGTGATTTTAGCATGCATG
The genomic region above belongs to Zonotrichia leucophrys gambelii isolate GWCS_2022_RI chromosome 24, RI_Zleu_2.0, whole genome shotgun sequence and contains:
- the TMEM45B gene encoding transmembrane protein 45B; translation: MANFKGHALPGSFFLLFGLWWSVKYPLQYLSQKVNKKSHRAYCFQRVDAIEGGIKIFFSLTGMLAEQFVPDGPHLYLYSGEKHDWVKLMNWQHTTMYLFYGLSGVVDVFTFFSQLVPQGLDRLMLAMAVFVEGCLFYYHVLHRPMLDQHIHSLLLIAIFAGAGSILLEVFLRDNIVLEMFRALLTIVQGTWFWQIGVVLFQPWGGPVWDENDHSNIMFLTMCFFWHWAAAVAILAVNFSLAYCCLQRLRRGSGEPYISLGLRQQKGDSSSQAAFLNGSDEE